In a genomic window of Clavelina lepadiformis chromosome 7, kaClaLepa1.1, whole genome shotgun sequence:
- the LOC143465802 gene encoding protein PRRC1-like — MMEEVAHHEVSTEVSEKTNATAPTPTITTSTTAAPLPNPQLQAAGESIEMSIVEDGLKSQGGVWGWIKSASSNQFVQKVMEKTKTGVDKMITTLDPGMTPYMREGGDINFVVASDKEVKWAAVRDAFQSVFGTATVTGIAAQSNIAPQPVGYTAGLKGCQERIKYLRKAGLIDENQPCIAVENFIVEQIPDHWFDIGCILLDDPVHNITFELFTLSVPVDPDVINGIKQDTPADYDRRWSGMAVTIGEAIQKRHSWIDPSDWHRALTGRSRRDIIYSASLSLAELYRRKLPEKNLEQNI; from the coding sequence atgatGGAAGAAGTGGCACATCATGAAGTATCAACGGAAGTTAGtgaaaaaacaaatgcaactGCTCCCACACCAACCATAACAACCAGTACTACAGCTGCTCCACTACCAAATCCCCAACTCCAAGCAGCTGGTGAAAGTATCGAGATGTCGATAGTGGAAGATGGGCTGAAATCTCAAGGTGGTGTGTGGGGATGGATTAAGTCTGCATCGAGTAACCAATTTGTCCAGAAGGTgatggaaaaaacaaaaactggtGTGGACAAAATGATAACAACACTAGATCCCGGTATGACCCCGTACATGAGAGAGGGAGGtgacataaattttgttgttgcttCTGATAAGGAAGTGAAGTGGGCTGCGGTGCGTGATGCATTCCAGAGTGTATTTGGTACTGCCACCGTTACTGGAATTGCAGCACAGTCTAACATTGCCCCTCAACCAGTTGGTTACACTGCCGGTTTAAAAGGTTGTCAGGAGAGGATAAAATACTTAAGAAAAGCTGGTTTAATTGATGAAAATCAACCTTGCATCGCAGTggaaaatttcattgttgaacaAATTCCTGACCACTGGTTTGACATCGGTTGCATTTTACTTGACGATCCAGTTCACAACATCACTTTCGAGCTTTTTACTCTCTCAGTTCCAGTTGATCCCGATGTGATAAACGGTATAAAGCAAGACACTCCTGCAGATTATGATCGCCGGTGGTCAGGGATGGCTGTGACGATTGGGGAAGCAATACAGAAACGCCACTCATGGATAGATCCTTCTGACTGGCATAGAGCCTTAACAGGGCGTTCTAGACGTGACATCATATACTCTGCTAGCTTGTCGCTGGCAGAATTATACAGAAGAAAATTGCCAGAAAAAAACCTGGAGCAGAATATTTGA